A portion of the Micromonospora vinacea genome contains these proteins:
- a CDS encoding GNAT family N-acetyltransferase gives MLIRRETPADVDAIRAVHSAAFAKADGDAVPVEATLVDALRADEGWLPAYSLVATDSDGRVVGHVVATRGLVGGAPVALGLGPLGVLPDWQRRGVGSALMHAVLGAADARDEPLVVLLGHPDYYPRFGFRPAVELGVTPPQPWGPQYFMGRPSHAWRESVRGEFRYAGPFDDL, from the coding sequence GTGCTGATCAGACGCGAGACACCCGCCGACGTCGACGCCATCCGGGCGGTGCACTCCGCCGCCTTCGCCAAGGCCGACGGCGACGCCGTGCCGGTCGAGGCGACGCTCGTCGACGCGCTGCGCGCCGACGAGGGCTGGCTGCCCGCGTACTCCCTGGTGGCGACCGATTCGGACGGTCGGGTGGTCGGGCACGTGGTGGCCACCCGCGGCCTGGTGGGCGGTGCGCCCGTCGCGCTGGGCCTGGGGCCGCTGGGCGTGCTGCCCGACTGGCAGCGGCGTGGGGTCGGCAGCGCGTTGATGCACGCGGTGCTCGGCGCGGCCGACGCGCGGGACGAACCGCTCGTGGTGCTGCTCGGGCACCCCGACTACTACCCGCGCTTCGGGTTCCGGCCCGCCGTCGAGCTGGGCGTGACTCCGCCACAGCCGTGGGGGCCGCAGTACTTCATGGGTCGACCGTCGCACGCGTGGCGTGAGTCGGTCCGGGGCGAGTTCCGCTACGCCGGCCCGTTCGACGACCTGTGA
- a CDS encoding MFS transporter produces the protein MTPIASRVPDPAVRRLTATLYGYAFLSDLVLLYPLYVVFFADTGLSVGQIASLFVIWSAAGILFEVPSGAWADVLSRRLLLCLAPLVAAAGFALWVLLPSYPAFAVGFLLWGAGGALVSGALEALVWTELDRLGAVGRYARVLGRARTAGVLGVVVSGVLAGPVLAVGGYPVVGAASVLACLLATIVATRFPEHRAPAAVRVPVAEPAMAARPVGVAPPRQDEPASPDDDGDLGWWDTLRAGVSQVRTRPPVRAAVLLVAVVAANWGALDEYTPLLALDTGVGAQAVPLLLLLLWAGVTVGGLLAPAGERLGSRGYAALLGLVGVALAGGALLRHPAGFVLIAVAFGAAQLATVLADARLQARITGTSRATVTSLAGMATDVLIIGTYAGYGLLATAAGNAVAFALTAGAYVVVAVVLLTRRERRTAVPTGVVATVPGGPD, from the coding sequence ATGACCCCCATCGCTTCGCGCGTGCCCGACCCGGCGGTCCGCCGGCTGACGGCGACCCTCTACGGGTACGCGTTCCTCAGCGACCTCGTCCTGCTCTACCCGCTGTACGTGGTGTTCTTCGCCGACACCGGGCTGTCGGTGGGGCAGATCGCGTCGCTCTTCGTCATCTGGTCCGCCGCCGGCATCCTGTTCGAGGTGCCCTCCGGCGCCTGGGCCGACGTGCTGTCCCGCCGGCTACTGCTGTGCCTCGCCCCGCTGGTGGCCGCCGCCGGTTTCGCGCTCTGGGTGCTGCTGCCGTCGTACCCGGCCTTCGCGGTCGGCTTCCTGCTCTGGGGCGCTGGTGGCGCACTGGTCTCCGGTGCGCTGGAGGCGTTGGTCTGGACCGAGTTGGACCGGCTCGGCGCGGTCGGCCGGTACGCCCGGGTGCTCGGGCGGGCGCGGACGGCGGGTGTGCTGGGCGTGGTGGTCTCCGGAGTGCTCGCCGGCCCGGTGCTCGCCGTCGGCGGGTACCCGGTGGTCGGCGCGGCCAGCGTGCTCGCCTGCCTGCTCGCCACGATCGTCGCCACCCGCTTCCCGGAACACCGCGCGCCCGCCGCCGTACGCGTTCCGGTCGCCGAGCCGGCGATGGCCGCCCGGCCGGTGGGCGTCGCACCACCCCGGCAGGACGAGCCTGCGAGCCCTGACGACGATGGTGACCTGGGGTGGTGGGACACGCTGCGGGCCGGAGTGTCGCAGGTCCGCACCCGTCCGCCGGTACGGGCCGCCGTGCTGCTGGTGGCCGTTGTCGCCGCCAACTGGGGTGCCCTGGACGAGTACACGCCGCTGCTGGCCCTGGACACCGGCGTCGGCGCGCAGGCCGTACCCCTGCTGCTCCTGCTGCTCTGGGCCGGGGTGACAGTCGGCGGGCTGCTCGCCCCGGCGGGGGAGCGGCTGGGCAGCCGAGGGTACGCGGCGCTGTTGGGGCTGGTCGGCGTCGCGCTGGCCGGCGGTGCCCTGCTCCGACACCCGGCGGGGTTCGTGCTGATCGCGGTGGCCTTCGGTGCGGCGCAGTTGGCCACCGTGCTGGCCGACGCGCGGCTCCAGGCCCGGATCACCGGCACCAGCCGCGCCACCGTCACCTCCCTGGCGGGGATGGCCACCGACGTGCTGATCATCGGGACGTACGCCGGCTACGGCCTGCTCGCCACGGCGGCCGGCAACGCGGTGGCGTTCGCGCTGACCGCCGGGGCGTACGTCGTGGTGGCGGTGGTGCTGCTGACCCGCCGCGAGCGCCGGACGGCCGTGCCCACCGGCGTCGTCGCGACGGTGCCCGGCGGCCCGGACTGA
- a CDS encoding VOC family protein: protein MTMTFINLPLRDLTTATEFYRAIGFTSDQAEPDGDTMVLTVSDTTRLVLHLRSGFEAYTGVATPDTATSREVIIGLSASSRGQVDELVDQAAVAGGESLGPGMANGPMYMRGFRDLDGHQWSFLHMAG, encoded by the coding sequence ATGACCATGACGTTCATCAACCTGCCGCTGCGCGATCTGACCACCGCCACCGAGTTCTACCGGGCGATCGGCTTCACCAGCGACCAGGCCGAGCCGGACGGCGACACCATGGTGCTCACCGTCTCCGACACCACCCGGCTGGTGCTGCACCTCCGCTCGGGCTTCGAGGCGTACACCGGGGTCGCCACGCCGGACACGGCGACCAGCCGGGAGGTGATCATCGGGCTGTCGGCGTCGAGCCGGGGGCAGGTCGACGAACTGGTCGACCAGGCGGCGGTGGCCGGTGGGGAGTCGCTTGGGCCGGGGATGGCCAACGGGCCGATGTACATGCGCGGCTTCCGGGACCTCGACGGCCACCAGTGGTCGTTCCTCCACATGGCCGGCTGA
- a CDS encoding ArsR/SmtB family transcription factor, whose product MDDAFRALADPSRRRLLDRLNERNGQTLRELCDGLAGTRQSVSKHLSVLEAANLVTTVRRGREKLHYLNAAPINAIADRWLSRYDRERAATLADLTTALERQPMESPTFVYTTYVTTTAQRLWSALTEPAFTRRYWGGVALVSDWRVGSPVLWQDAPDGEPRDLGQRVLVAEPYRRLSYSWHGFQPEHAEHFGWSAEELAARLGERRSTVTFEIEPHSGSTVRLTVIHDDFSPDSEMHRAISGQLDGSGGWPELLASLKTLLETGEPMPDPTPAR is encoded by the coding sequence ATGGACGACGCGTTTCGGGCGCTGGCCGACCCCAGCCGGCGACGACTGCTGGACCGGCTCAACGAGCGCAACGGCCAGACCCTGCGGGAGCTCTGCGACGGGCTGGCCGGCACCCGACAGTCCGTCAGCAAGCACCTCTCGGTGCTGGAGGCGGCCAATCTCGTCACGACCGTGCGGCGCGGCCGGGAGAAGCTGCACTACCTCAACGCCGCCCCGATCAACGCCATCGCCGACCGGTGGCTCAGCCGCTACGACCGCGAGCGCGCCGCCACACTGGCCGACCTGACCACCGCATTGGAGCGACAACCCATGGAGAGCCCGACCTTCGTCTACACCACCTACGTCACCACCACCGCGCAGCGCCTGTGGTCCGCGCTCACCGAACCGGCGTTCACCCGTCGCTACTGGGGTGGAGTCGCGCTGGTTTCGGACTGGCGGGTCGGGTCACCAGTGCTGTGGCAGGACGCACCGGACGGCGAGCCTCGCGACCTCGGCCAGCGGGTGCTCGTCGCCGAGCCGTACCGCCGACTCTCCTACAGCTGGCACGGCTTCCAGCCCGAGCACGCCGAGCACTTCGGCTGGTCCGCCGAGGAACTGGCCGCCCGGCTCGGTGAGCGCCGGTCGACGGTGACCTTCGAGATCGAGCCGCACAGCGGGTCGACCGTCCGGCTGACCGTCATCCACGACGACTTCTCCCCGGACAGCGAAATGCACCGGGCGATCAGCGGCCAGCTCGACGGCAGCGGCGGCTGGCCGGAGCTGCTGGCCAGTCTCAAGACCCTGCTGGAGACCGGCGAGCCGATGCCCGACCCGACCCCGGCCCGCTGA
- a CDS encoding mechanosensitive ion channel family protein, whose product MSDNVSDAVGDALRSVMLFLPKAVAFLAILVAGWLIAKAVLKIVEKVLERVGFDRAVERGGIRRALSRSRYDASDIVAKLVYYAVLLFTLQLAFGIWGPNPISDLLGAVIAWLPRAFVAIVIVVVAAAIANAVKDIISGALGGLSYGRVLATIASVFILGLGVIAALNQIGVATAVTTPVLIAVLATIGGILVVGVGGGLIRPMQSRWESWLTRAEQESQLIAEHAQAYRAGRRDAEAELARASTTTSSGAEATQVVPRPADADATQVVTRPTDPEATQVVHFPASSDATQVVSGSEVTQVVGAGVDSDATQVVRGGTDHAVPGQRTSDDSETTTVIPPVDRR is encoded by the coding sequence ATGAGTGACAACGTCAGCGACGCGGTGGGCGACGCTCTCCGCTCGGTGATGCTCTTCCTGCCCAAGGCCGTCGCCTTCCTGGCGATCCTGGTGGCCGGATGGCTGATCGCCAAGGCCGTACTGAAGATCGTGGAGAAGGTCCTCGAACGGGTGGGCTTCGACCGCGCCGTCGAACGCGGCGGCATCCGCCGCGCGTTGAGCCGCTCCCGGTACGACGCCAGCGACATCGTCGCGAAGCTCGTCTACTACGCGGTGCTGCTGTTCACCCTTCAGCTCGCCTTCGGCATCTGGGGGCCGAACCCGATCTCCGACCTGCTCGGCGCGGTGATCGCGTGGCTGCCCCGGGCTTTCGTCGCGATCGTCATCGTCGTGGTCGCCGCCGCCATCGCCAACGCGGTCAAGGACATCATCAGCGGTGCGCTCGGCGGTCTGTCGTACGGCCGGGTGCTGGCCACCATCGCCTCGGTGTTCATCCTCGGCCTCGGTGTCATCGCCGCGCTGAACCAGATCGGCGTGGCCACCGCGGTCACCACTCCGGTGCTGATCGCCGTGCTGGCCACTATCGGTGGCATCCTCGTCGTCGGTGTCGGCGGCGGGCTGATCCGTCCGATGCAGAGCCGTTGGGAGTCGTGGCTGACCCGCGCCGAGCAGGAGTCGCAGCTGATCGCCGAGCACGCCCAGGCGTACCGGGCCGGTCGCCGCGATGCCGAGGCGGAGCTGGCGCGCGCGTCGACCACCACCAGCAGCGGCGCGGAGGCCACCCAGGTGGTGCCCCGGCCGGCCGATGCCGACGCCACCCAGGTGGTGACCCGGCCCACCGACCCGGAGGCCACCCAGGTCGTCCATTTCCCGGCCAGCTCCGACGCCACCCAGGTGGTCAGCGGCTCGGAGGTCACCCAGGTGGTGGGCGCCGGTGTCGACTCCGACGCGACCCAGGTGGTCCGGGGCGGCACCGACCACGCGGTGCCCGGGCAGCGCACCAGTGACGACAGCGAGACCACCACTGTCATTCCGCCGGTCGACCGGCGCTGA
- a CDS encoding DIP1984 family protein, with protein sequence MKLGEALTERAEAARRVEQLRTRINGSARYQEGELPPEDATVLLTELDQVLDNLETLIRRINRTNAAVPVDDLGTLTDALARRDVLRLRHAAITAAADAAAGSGRGHLARQLRSELKMLAALPVAELRERADGLAGQLRELEVRIQRTNWEADLLD encoded by the coding sequence ATGAAACTTGGTGAGGCGCTGACCGAACGCGCCGAGGCGGCACGACGGGTCGAGCAGCTGCGGACCCGGATCAATGGCAGCGCCCGGTACCAGGAGGGCGAACTGCCTCCGGAGGACGCCACGGTGCTCCTGACCGAGCTGGACCAGGTCCTCGACAACCTGGAGACGCTGATCCGGCGCATCAACCGGACCAACGCCGCGGTGCCGGTCGACGACCTCGGCACGCTCACCGACGCGTTGGCCCGGCGGGACGTCCTGCGACTGCGGCACGCCGCCATCACGGCGGCCGCCGACGCCGCCGCCGGTAGCGGCCGTGGTCACCTGGCCCGGCAGCTCCGCTCCGAGCTGAAGATGCTCGCGGCGTTGCCGGTCGCCGAGCTTCGGGAACGCGCCGACGGGCTCGCGGGGCAGCTCCGCGAGCTCGAGGTGCGGATTCAGCGCACCAACTGGGAGGCTGACCTGCTGGACTGA
- a CDS encoding class F sortase, with protein sequence MWWRRTLPAVVALLGVTGLGLITVGLTADPARPPRPSADAPTRTHPAPDLAPLPPAAPVRVQIPAIDVRADIVPVGADAAGVLEVPPLDRPTLAGWYRHGVSPGETGNAVLVGHVDSPAGPAVFFDLGRLRAGQQVQVTRADARVATFTVDDVRAYPKEHFPTTLVYGPADAAGLRLITCGGRFDAATGNYVDNVVVFATRTA encoded by the coding sequence GTGTGGTGGCGGCGGACCCTACCGGCAGTGGTCGCCCTGCTCGGCGTGACCGGGCTCGGGCTGATCACCGTCGGACTCACCGCCGACCCGGCGCGGCCACCACGACCGTCGGCCGACGCGCCGACCCGCACCCACCCCGCACCGGACCTGGCACCGCTGCCACCGGCCGCGCCGGTCCGGGTGCAGATCCCCGCCATCGACGTACGCGCCGACATCGTCCCCGTCGGCGCCGACGCGGCAGGGGTGCTGGAGGTGCCGCCACTGGATCGGCCCACCCTCGCCGGCTGGTACCGGCACGGCGTCAGCCCCGGTGAGACCGGCAACGCCGTCCTGGTGGGACACGTCGACTCGCCGGCCGGCCCGGCGGTCTTCTTCGACCTCGGTCGGCTCCGCGCCGGGCAGCAGGTACAGGTCACCCGCGCCGACGCGCGGGTCGCCACGTTCACAGTGGACGACGTCCGGGCGTACCCCAAGGAGCACTTCCCCACCACACTGGTCTACGGCCCGGCGGACGCCGCCGGGCTGCGCCTGATCACCTGCGGCGGCCGGTTCGACGCGGCGACCGGCAACTACGTCGACAACGTCGTCGTCTTCGCCACCCGCACCGCCTGA
- a CDS encoding YchJ family protein: protein MGKGAGRRRANATTGRVCPCGSGRAYADCCAPAHGGDAPATAEALMRSRFSAFALGDSGYLLRSWHSSTRPASLELDPGQRWTRLEIVETERGGLLDATGTVTFHAHYRDAGRPGTLTEHSRFVREDGRWVYLDGDQP from the coding sequence GTGGGTAAGGGTGCGGGACGTCGGCGGGCGAACGCGACGACGGGACGGGTGTGCCCGTGCGGCTCCGGCCGGGCGTACGCGGACTGCTGCGCCCCGGCGCACGGCGGCGACGCCCCGGCGACGGCCGAGGCCCTGATGCGCTCCCGGTTCAGCGCCTTCGCCCTCGGCGACTCCGGTTACCTGCTGCGCAGCTGGCACTCGTCGACCCGGCCCGCCTCCCTGGAGCTCGACCCGGGGCAGCGGTGGACCCGACTGGAGATCGTGGAGACCGAGCGGGGCGGCCTGCTCGACGCCACCGGTACCGTGACGTTCCACGCCCACTACCGGGACGCGGGCCGGCCCGGCACGTTGACCGAACACAGCCGGTTCGTCCGCGAGGACGGCCGGTGGGTCTACCTCGACGGTGACCAACCCTGA
- a CDS encoding FMN-binding glutamate synthase family protein: MRWARRAVPAVAAAVAALAARDLIQRDHALRRNFPVLGRARYLLETIGPELRQYIVAGNNEERPFTRDQRRWVYASAKQENNYFGFGTDNDIEYTPGYPIIKHRTFGRAVPPSSPTAGHDVRLPCAKVLGAARGRARAFRPESVVNISGMSFGSLSGNAITALNKGAALAGCLQNTGEGGLSPYHRNGGELVFQLGTAYFGCRDEHGRFSLDRLKDLVSGAPVRALEIKLSQGAKPSLGGLLPGAKVSAEIAATRGIPAGQDCVSPSRHAEFSDCDSLLDWVELLAAETGLPVGIKSAVGDLGFWQELATLMRDTGRGVDFVTVDGGEGGTGAAPLIFTDSVSLPFQQGFSRVYKIFAEHDLHEQVVFVGGGKLGLPDNAIVAFALGCDLVNVGREAMLAIGCIQAQKCHTDTCPTGVATQNAWLARGLDPTLKSVRAANYLRTLRRDLTKVAEACGVEHPGLIGTEAVEILDGRTGSTPLHEVYGYRPEWGLPSPTDQAEIIRLMVPEAPQGGSAPPSATAVG, encoded by the coding sequence ATGAGATGGGCCCGTCGAGCCGTACCCGCCGTCGCCGCCGCCGTCGCGGCCCTCGCCGCGCGGGACCTGATCCAGCGCGACCACGCGCTGCGGCGCAACTTCCCGGTCCTCGGGCGCGCCCGCTACCTGTTGGAGACGATCGGGCCGGAGTTACGGCAGTACATCGTGGCCGGCAACAACGAGGAGCGGCCGTTTACCCGCGACCAGCGCCGCTGGGTGTACGCGTCGGCCAAGCAGGAGAACAACTACTTCGGTTTCGGCACTGACAACGACATCGAGTACACCCCCGGGTACCCGATCATCAAGCACCGCACGTTCGGTCGCGCCGTGCCGCCGTCCTCACCGACCGCCGGGCACGACGTGCGGTTGCCCTGCGCCAAGGTGCTCGGCGCGGCACGGGGTCGCGCCCGGGCGTTCCGACCGGAGTCGGTCGTCAACATCTCCGGGATGAGCTTCGGCTCGCTCTCCGGCAACGCCATCACGGCGCTCAACAAGGGCGCGGCGCTCGCCGGCTGCCTGCAGAACACCGGCGAGGGCGGCCTGTCGCCGTACCACCGCAACGGCGGTGAGCTGGTCTTCCAACTCGGCACCGCGTACTTCGGCTGCCGTGACGAACACGGCCGGTTCAGCCTCGACCGGCTGAAGGACCTGGTCTCCGGCGCGCCGGTGCGGGCGCTGGAGATCAAGCTGAGCCAGGGCGCCAAGCCGAGCCTCGGTGGGCTGCTGCCCGGGGCGAAGGTGTCCGCCGAGATCGCCGCCACCCGGGGCATCCCGGCTGGTCAGGACTGCGTCAGCCCGTCCCGGCACGCCGAGTTCTCCGACTGCGACAGTCTGCTCGACTGGGTGGAGTTGCTGGCCGCCGAGACAGGACTGCCGGTCGGCATCAAGTCGGCGGTCGGTGACCTGGGCTTCTGGCAGGAACTGGCCACCCTGATGCGGGACACCGGCCGGGGTGTGGACTTCGTGACGGTCGACGGCGGCGAGGGCGGCACCGGCGCCGCACCACTGATCTTCACCGACTCCGTGTCGCTCCCGTTCCAGCAGGGCTTCTCCCGGGTGTACAAGATCTTCGCCGAGCACGACCTGCACGAGCAGGTGGTCTTCGTCGGCGGCGGCAAGCTCGGACTGCCGGACAACGCCATAGTGGCGTTCGCGCTCGGCTGCGACCTGGTCAACGTCGGTCGCGAGGCTATGCTGGCGATCGGCTGCATCCAGGCGCAGAAGTGCCACACCGACACCTGCCCCACCGGCGTCGCCACCCAGAACGCGTGGCTCGCCCGGGGCCTGGACCCGACGTTGAAGTCGGTCCGGGCGGCCAACTACCTGCGGACGCTGCGCCGGGACCTGACCAAAGTTGCCGAGGCCTGCGGCGTCGAACACCCCGGCCTGATCGGCACCGAGGCCGTGGAGATCCTGGACGGCCGCACCGGCTCCACCCCACTGCACGAGGTGTACGGCTACCGGCCCGAATGGGGGCTGCCCTCGCCCACCGACCAGGCGGAGATCATCCGGTTGATGGTCCCCGAGGCACCCCAGGGCGGCAGCGCCCCACCCTCCGCGACCGCCGTCGGCTGA
- a CDS encoding magnesium and cobalt transport protein CorA produces the protein MDQRPVRDRTGRGVRALARRLLGRVEDASPTPRRSNPDAVVDCAVYVNGRREPGQPHYADAYARARHGRDAFVWLGLHDPGPAVLAAVGQTFGLDELTVEQALADGHRPTVQRHGPVTLLVLRTAGYVEHDELTDTSEVIDTGDVMVLLGDRFAITVRHGAAGALRSVRADIERRPALLAAGPWAVAYAVCARMVDSYLEVAGHVERDLERVEEAVFARDRAADIQHIYQLKREVVEFKRAVLPLQAPMRTLLEPDGPPRALHRWFVDVDGRLSRAVDRVAAYDDLLTSIVQSRLAQLAVEQNNDMRKIAAWAAIAATQTGIAGIYGMNFDHMPELAWRYGYAGALTLMAAAALFLYRLFRRSGWL, from the coding sequence GTGGATCAGCGACCGGTACGGGACCGGACCGGTCGGGGCGTACGCGCCCTGGCCCGTCGACTGCTCGGACGCGTCGAGGACGCCTCCCCCACCCCCCGTCGGTCCAACCCGGACGCCGTGGTCGACTGCGCCGTCTACGTCAACGGCCGCCGGGAGCCCGGTCAACCGCACTACGCCGACGCGTACGCCAGGGCGCGGCACGGCCGCGACGCCTTCGTCTGGTTGGGGCTGCACGACCCCGGCCCGGCCGTGCTCGCCGCGGTCGGCCAGACCTTCGGCCTCGACGAACTGACCGTCGAACAGGCGCTCGCCGACGGGCACCGGCCCACAGTGCAGCGCCACGGGCCGGTCACGCTGCTGGTCCTGCGCACCGCCGGGTACGTGGAGCACGACGAGCTGACCGACACCTCCGAGGTGATCGACACCGGGGACGTCATGGTGCTGCTCGGTGACCGCTTCGCCATCACTGTGCGGCACGGCGCCGCCGGGGCGCTGCGCAGCGTCCGCGCCGACATCGAGCGCCGCCCCGCGCTGCTGGCCGCGGGCCCGTGGGCGGTGGCGTACGCGGTCTGCGCCCGCATGGTCGACTCCTACCTGGAGGTGGCCGGGCACGTCGAACGGGACCTGGAACGGGTCGAGGAGGCGGTGTTCGCCCGCGACCGCGCGGCCGACATCCAGCACATCTACCAGCTCAAACGGGAGGTGGTGGAGTTCAAGCGGGCGGTCCTGCCGTTGCAGGCGCCGATGCGGACGCTGCTCGAACCCGACGGCCCGCCGCGCGCCCTGCACCGCTGGTTCGTCGACGTCGACGGCCGGCTGAGCCGGGCGGTGGACCGCGTGGCCGCGTACGACGACCTGCTCACCTCGATCGTCCAGTCGCGCCTGGCGCAGCTCGCCGTGGAGCAGAACAACGACATGCGCAAGATCGCCGCCTGGGCGGCCATCGCGGCCACCCAGACCGGCATCGCCGGCATCTACGGCATGAACTTCGACCACATGCCCGAGCTGGCCTGGCGCTACGGCTACGCCGGCGCCCTCACCCTGATGGCGGCGGCAGCCCTGTTCCTGTACCGCCTGTTCCGCCGCTCCGGCTGGCTCTAA
- a CDS encoding peptidoglycan recognition protein family protein encodes MHVDHSEVDRRTLLRAGLGAATVAVVGSELAFPNAAQAAPGTDLDWIISCDEWAARPPKDPLSVSAIATNKIIVHHMAFPNVTDYSREQAVKLAHDCQDLHMDGNGWSDTGQHFTVSRGGYVLEGRRGSLERLEAGDRQMISAHCPGENGRAIGIENEGTYVTETPPQALTDSLVKLCVAICRQYGLHAHDIFGHWDFRTTECPGAAFYRQFPDLRRRVHAALGTKLGDVPARRWPDLWRFVNSPSVRVVQHLLAYRGYPVTVSGTFDAATVAAVQDWQARNGIAVDVDATLTTPTWETLAPELDQHAAGAPVTAVQEILATKGYAVTVTGAYDHATRRAVQDLQALHGLPRNGKLSTSTWCTIVGGSVRESFRHR; translated from the coding sequence ATGCACGTCGACCATTCCGAAGTGGATCGCCGGACGCTGCTGCGGGCCGGTCTCGGCGCCGCCACTGTCGCCGTCGTCGGAAGCGAACTCGCCTTCCCGAACGCGGCGCAGGCCGCGCCGGGCACCGACCTGGACTGGATCATCAGCTGTGACGAGTGGGCCGCCCGCCCACCGAAGGACCCGCTGTCGGTGAGCGCCATCGCCACCAACAAGATCATCGTGCACCACATGGCGTTCCCGAACGTCACCGACTACTCCCGGGAGCAGGCGGTCAAGCTGGCCCACGACTGCCAGGACCTGCACATGGACGGCAACGGCTGGTCGGACACCGGCCAGCACTTCACTGTGAGCCGCGGCGGTTACGTGCTGGAGGGCCGCCGGGGCAGCCTGGAGCGCCTGGAAGCCGGCGACCGGCAGATGATCTCGGCGCACTGTCCGGGTGAGAACGGCCGGGCCATCGGCATCGAGAACGAGGGCACCTACGTCACCGAGACACCACCACAGGCGCTGACCGACTCCCTGGTCAAGCTCTGCGTCGCGATCTGCCGGCAGTACGGGCTGCACGCGCACGACATCTTCGGCCACTGGGACTTCCGCACCACCGAGTGCCCGGGCGCGGCCTTCTACCGGCAGTTCCCCGACCTGCGGCGGCGGGTGCACGCCGCCCTTGGCACCAAGCTCGGTGACGTGCCGGCGCGCCGCTGGCCGGACCTGTGGCGTTTCGTCAACTCCCCGTCGGTCCGGGTGGTGCAGCACCTGCTCGCCTACCGGGGTTACCCGGTGACCGTCAGCGGCACGTTCGACGCCGCTACCGTCGCGGCGGTGCAGGACTGGCAGGCCCGCAACGGCATCGCTGTGGATGTGGACGCCACACTCACCACGCCGACCTGGGAGACCCTCGCTCCGGAGCTGGACCAGCACGCCGCCGGAGCGCCGGTCACGGCCGTGCAGGAAATCCTCGCCACCAAGGGGTACGCGGTCACCGTCACCGGGGCGTACGACCACGCCACCCGGAGGGCGGTGCAGGACCTTCAGGCGCTGCACGGGCTGCCGCGCAACGGCAAGCTCAGCACGAGCACGTGGTGCACGATCGTCGGCGGATCGGTCCGGGAGTCGTTCCGACACCGCTGA